From one Henningerozyma blattae CBS 6284 chromosome 1, complete genome genomic stretch:
- the BRE1 gene encoding E3 ubiquitin-protein ligase BRE1 (similar to Saccharomyces cerevisiae BRE1 (YDL074C); ancestral locus Anc_4.268), whose translation MSEPKQKRIKLSPPDGPLTQQDAISFQKEALFRCLHQYKTDLAALTLRFDTLNGQFNEVTKKVSSLMSIISIWIDFIKVSISDSNDISFLESLVDETIILENSSTFISILKKYTLPNNTQREVIDTLSKEILDQLQKTTSLKDDLLIQNKNLNDQLINIQSFYKQELKSIDRSNSSTLKRVYQKELQKEPVKEPIEELKEEKSTSPPSVDQSQLEELNLQIEELKLTIEHLQKDKEQNESQLVELRQQLLDSASSSKSTTIEPSPTLIEKINFLTSENKQLSLINEEFLNKFQKLNNENELFTNKLRDEFKSAQDTLYKHNSSLEKDLVRIRTTRDELLSKIAILETERTTSELIQDAQRVLELLQSQSNQPSHATTGDDALKKELQDLEEAFKELSNLTNKKYSHLLNHESIITKLNVEKTKADQKYFAAMRSKDSILIENKNLSKSLNKSNELIIQLKDSDRLLQQKFSNLNQQLETSQNNEKKLMISNKKNNLKLIDLESQLNKLNKRLEILKDENLKSIKESTHLQLELQTKDLESKKAKTKINHLQSKLERLEKSLYSTNDNSPNNQLIEELNNFRNLVYCSLCSKNWKNMAIKTCGHVFCDNCCKGRLASRMRKCPTCNKAFSSNDLLPIHL comes from the coding sequence ATGTCGGAACCCAAACAAAAACGTATTAAACTATCACCACCCGACGGTCCATTGACCCAACAAGATGCTATATCTTTCCAGAAAGAGGCTCTGTTTCGATGTCTACATCAATACAAGACAGATCTTGCTGCGCTGACGCTAAGATTCGATACTTTGAATGGACAATTCAATGAAGTCACCAAAAAAGTTTCATCGTTAATGtctattatttctatttggATCGATTTTATTAAGGTCTCTATCTCAGATTCAAACGATATAAGCTTCTTGGAATCACTTGTTGATGAAACTAtcattttagaaaattcgtcaacttttatttcaattttgaaaaaatatactcTTCCGAATAATACACAAAGAGAAGTTATAGATACTTTATCTAAGGAAATATTAGatcaattacaaaagaCTACTTCATTAAAAGATGATTTGCTTATAcagaataaaaatttaaatgatcaattgataaatatacaaTCGTTTTATAAACAAGAGTTGAAATCTATTGATCGTTCGAATTCATCCACTCTTAAAAGAGTATATCAAAAGGAATTACAAAAAGAACCTGTCAAGGAACCTATAGAAGAGCTAAAGGAGGAGAAAAGTACTTCACCACCTTCAGTGGATCAATCTCAACTGgaagaattgaatttaCAGATAGaggaattaaaattaactaTCGAACATCTACAAAAGGATAAAGAACAGAACGAGTCACAGCTGGTAGAGTTACGTCAGCAATTACTCGATTCTGCTTCATCTTCCaaatcaacaacaataGAACCATCTCCCACattgattgaaaaaattaattttcttacttctgaaaataaacaattatctcttattaatgaagaatttttgaataaatttcaaaaattgaataacgaaaatgaattatttactaataaattaagagatgaatttaaatcagCCCAAGATACTCTATACAAACataattcatcattggAAAAAGATCTTGTTAGGATAAGAACCACAAGAGATGAACTATTGAGTAAGATTGCCATTTTAGAAACAGAAAGAACAACTTCAGAATTAATTCAAGATGCACAAAGAGTATTGGAACTTTTACAATCTCAATCTAATCAGCCTAGTCATGCAACTACTGGTGATGATGCATTGAAAAAGGAATTGCAAGATTTAGAAGAAgcatttaaagaattatcaaatttaactaataaaaaatattctcaTTTACTTAATCATGAATCTataattacaaaattaaatgtgGAAAAGACAAAAGCtgatcaaaaatatttcgcAGCTATGAGATCCAAAGATTctatattaattgaaaataaaaatctttccaaaagtttaaataaatcaaatgaattaatCATTCAATTAAAGGATTCGGATAGACTTTTACAacaaaaattttctaatttaaatcaacAATTGGAAACTTctcaaaataatgaaaaaaaattaatgatttctaataagaaaaataatttgaaattaatagatttgGAATcacaattgaataaattaaataaacgTCTAGAGATTTTAAAGgatgaaaatttgaaatcaaTAAAGGAATCTACACATTTACAATTAGAGTTACAAACTAAAGATTTAGAATCTAAAAAGGCCAAGAccaaaataaatcatttacAATCAAAATTAGAAAGATTAGAAAAGTCTCTTTATTCTACGAATGATAATTCTccaaataatcaattaattgaagaattaaataatttcagaAATTTAGTTTATTGTTCATTATGttcaaaaaattggaaaaatatgGCTATCAAGACTTGTGGTCATGTATTTTGTGATAATTGTTGTAAAGGTCGTTTAGCTTCAAGAATGAGAAAATGTCCTACTTGTAATAAAGCATTTAGttcaaatgatttattacCAATACATCTTTGa
- the SKI2 gene encoding SKI complex RNA helicase subunit SKI2 (similar to Saccharomyces cerevisiae SKI2 (YLR398C); ancestral locus Anc_4.261) codes for MTTTDSSQLDQLDQLFSSLRKNTSTSNDDKFIDYLTKQPNLNNELTISQENLELKEKFLLNSNILNWDLLDLTQCVPSLNFLDENNQIGKENTHDYKSLLKLPNILNRSSYHFKRSGLDGKITGYKESVNLMEITYANSSNSLSLNRSIDNNSNAISGSSSNLPFTPGGISMSILDSKTAGSNVSRATKLLHKDDQGLFDIPSGFERGILPMESLTSKSDSIIEDEVNQLNQIDNEIDVENEILMSQQLENDQVKINSKKNILGDDEFKINSNQSKDDIIELDNLLPIGIDFGRSIVSDSSSNDPLKKKNWAHIVDLNHSIDNFDELVPNPARTWPFELDTFQKEAVYHLEQGDSVFVAAHTSAGKTVVAEYAIAMSKRNMTKTIYTSPIKALSNQKFRDFKETFQDIDVGLITGDVQINPEANCLIMTTEILRSMLYRGADLIRDVEFVIFDEVHYVNDQDRGVVWEEVIIMLPQHVKFILLSATVPNTFEFATWIGRTKQKNIYVISTPKRPVPLVINLWAKKELIPVINEKREFLIKNFNNHKALLEDTPSKNNGTKNDNKNSTRGGSRGGSRSGSRGGSRGGSSRGNANRGGSRGAGAIGSNRSQFYKRGGSMPTKKTWPELINYLKSHDLLPAVIFVFSKKRCEDYADWLEGINFCTNKEKSQIHMFIEKSITRLRKEDRELPQILKIRSLLERGIAVHHGGLLPIVKELIEILFAKGLIRVLFATETFAMGLNLPTRTVVFSEIKKHDGNSQRYLTPGEFTQMAGRAGRRGKDSTGTVIVMTYTEPFKEGNFKEVTLGIPTKLESQFRLTYNMILNLLRIEALKVEEMIKYSFSENINQNLLPEHEKKIKQLNEEMLQIQTIPCETCDSDISTFIDLVDQFKKSTENMLEELAKTSNFFRIFRTGRLIVYRDKDDNCKLGFIFRSNMKENSFVVMTISEPMKLPDGSPNHLPYMGNMNAYNKRNFPTVTLCDYYFEDVSLLSVELISAYTLKLQFQDIMKGDEDILKSFKDELFIISRVANHLKETDTEKTSSLMVHQHLLERNNIREKIRNLKCTSCEKLSIHYVLHYKIFQIEREIKNLSHLMSDQNLSLLPDYESRLSVLKDAGFIDPNQNVLLKGRVACEISTGYELVLTELILDNFLGDFEPEEIVALLSVFIYEGRTKEDEPPVPTPRLAKGKKRIQEIYAQMQSIYEKYQVTQTQEEAEFLEKKRFALMNVVYEWARGLSFKEIMQISAEQEGTVVRVITRLDEVCRQVKTAAVIIGNSNLHTKMSQAQELIKRDIVFAASLYL; via the coding sequence ATGACCACCACAGATTCATCACAATTGGATCAATTGgatcaattattttcatcattaagaaaaaatacttCTACatcaaatgatgataaatttattgattatttaacaaaacagccaaatttaaataatgaattaactATTTCTCAAGAAAATCttgaattgaaagaaaaatttttactaaattcaaatattttaaactgggatttattagatttgaCTCAATGTGTCccttcattaaattttctagatgaaaataatcaaattggaaaagaaaataccCATGATTATAAAtctttattgaaattaccAAACATTCTTAATAGATCTTCCTACCATTTTAAAAGATCTGGCCTTGATGGTAAAATCACAGGCTATAAAGAATCTGTTAATCTGATGGAAATCACTTACGCAAATTCATCAAACTCACTTTCATTAAATAGATCCATTGacaataattcaaatgcaATTTCTGgttcttcttctaatttaccTTTCACTCCAGGTGGGATTTCAATGAGTATATTAGATTCAAAAACTGCAGGTTCTAATGTATCAAGGGCTACAAAATTGTTACATAAAGATGATCAAGGATTGTTCGACATTCCTTCAGGGTTTGAAAGAGGTATTCTACCAATGGAATCTTTAACATCTAAAAGTGACTCCATTATAGAAGATGAAGTTAATCAGTTAAATcaaattgataatgaaattgatgtagaaaatgaaattttaatgagTCAACAATTAGAGAATGAtcaagtaaaaataaattcaaaaaaaaacattttagGTGAcgatgaatttaaaattaattcaaatcaatCAAAAGATGATATAATAGAGcttgataatttattaccTATAGGTATTGATTTTGGTAGATCTATTGTATCCGATTCATCTTCAAACGATcctttaaagaaaaaaaattgggCTCACATTGTAGatttaaatcattcaattgataatttcgACGAATTGGTTCCAAATCCAGCAAGAACATGGCCTTTTGAATTAGATACTTTTCAAAAGGAAGCTGTATACCATTTAGAACAAGGTGATTCTGTCTTTGTAGCAGCACATACTTCTGCAGGTAAAACTGTTGTTGCAGAGTATGCAATTGCCATGTCTAAAAGAAATATGACAAAGACAATTTATACTTCACCAATCAAAGCTTTATCGAATCAAAAATTTAGGGATTTTAAAGAAACGTTTCAAGATATCGATGTTGGATTAATTACAGGGGATGTTCAAATTAATCCAGAGGCAAATTGTTTGATTATGACTACTGAAATTTTAAGGTCAATGCTATATCGTGGTGCAGATTTAATTAGAGATGTAGAATTCGTCATTTTCGATGAAGTTCATTATGTCAACGATCAAGATCGTGGGGTTGTTTGGGAAGAAGTCATTATTATGCTGCCACAACACGTGAAGTTTATCTTATTATCTGCCACTGTGCCCAATACTTTTGAATTTGCTACTTGGATTGGTagaacaaaacaaaaaaatatttatgttATTTCTACTCCAAAGAGACCTGTTCCTTTAGTAATTAATTTATGGGCTaagaaagaattaattcctgtaattaatgaaaagagagaatttttaattaaaaatttcaataatcaTAAAGCCTTACTTGAAGATACTCCATCAAAAAACAATGGTACTAAAAACGACAATAAGAATTCAACTCGTGGTGGATCAAGAGGTGGCTCTAGAAGTGGATCAAGAGGTGGATCAAGAGGCGGTTCAAGCAGAGGGAATGCAAACCGCGGTGGTTCCCGTGGAGCAGGTGCCATTGGCTCAAACAGGAGTCAGTTTTATAAAAGAGGTGGTAGTATGCCAACAAAAAAGACTTGGCCAgaattaatcaattatttgaaaagtCATGACTTATTACCCGCTgttatttttgtatttagCAAAAAACGTTGTGAAGATTATGCTGACTGGTTAGAAGGTATTAACTTCTGtacaaataaagaaaaatcacAAATTCATATGTTTATAGAAAAATCTATTACCAGATTAAGAAAGGAAGATAGAGAGTTACCACAAATCTTAAAAATCAGATCGTTATTGGAAAGAGGTATTGCTGTTCATCATGGTGGGCTATTACCTATCGTGAAAGAATtgattgaaattttatttgcaAAGGGGCTAATTAGAGTTTTATTTGCTACTGAAACATTTGCCATGGGTTTAAATTTACCCACTAGAACTGTTGTGTTTtctgaaattaaaaagcATGATGGTAATTCTCAAAGATATTTAACTCCTGGTGAATTTACACAAATGGCAGGAAGAGCAGGTAGAAGAGGTAAGGATTCAACCGGTACAGTAATTGTTATGACTTATACCGAGCCTTTCAAAGAAggtaattttaaagaagtCACTCTTGGCATTCCTACCAAATTAGAATCTCAATTTAGATTAACTTATAACATGATTTTGAACTTACTAAGAATTGAAGCATTAAAAGTGGAAGAAATGATTAAGTATTCATTTagtgaaaatattaatcaaaatCTATTGCCAGAGcatgaaaagaaaataaaacaattaaatgaagaaatgTTACAAATTCAAACTATACCGTGTGAAACTTGTGACAGTGATATTTCTACATTTATTGATTTAGTGGatcaatttaaaaagaGTACTGAAAATATGTTAGAAGAGCTTGCAAAAACTTCGAACTTTTTCAGAATTTTCAGGACAGGTAGACTGATTGTATATCGAGACAAAGATGATAATTGTAAGCTAggttttattttcagaagtaatatgaaagaaaattcatttgTCGTCATGACCATCTCAGAACCAATGAAATTACCAGATGGATCTCCAAATCATCTACCGTACATGGGTAACATGAATGcttataataaaagaaatttccCAACAGTAACCCTTtgtgattattattttgaagatgtatcattattatctgtTGAGTTAATATCTGCTTACACATTGAAATTACAATTCCAAGACATTATGAAAGGTGATGAAGATATActtaaatctttcaaagatgaattatttattatttctagaGTAGCAAATCACTTGAAAGAAACTGATACAGAGAAAACAAGTAGTTTAATGGTTCATCAGCATTTATTggaaagaaataatataagggaaaaaattagaaatttaaaatgtaCTAGTtgtgaaaaattatcaattcaTTATGTCTTacattataaaatattccaaattgaaagagaaatcaaaaatttgtCACATTTAATGTCGGATCAAAATTTGTCCTTGTTACCAGATTATGAAAGCAGATTAAGTGTATTAAAGGATGCTGGCTTCATTGATCCAAATCAAAACGTTTTATTGAAAGGAAGAGTTGCTTGTGAGATTAGTACTGGGTATGAATTGGTATTAACTGAGTTaattttagataatttcTTAGGTGATTTCGAACCTGAAGAAATCGTTGCATTGTTATCAGTTTTTATTTATGAAGGTCGAACGAAGGAGGATGAACCACCTGTTCCAACACCAAGATTAGCAAAaggtaaaaaaagaattcaagaaatttatGCTCAAATGCAATCAATTTATGAAAAGTACCAAGTAACTCAGACCCAAGAAGAAGCtgaatttttagaaaaaaagaggTTTGCTTTAATGAATGTAGTTTATGAATGGGCAAGGGGATTATCTTTCAAAGAAATTATGCAAATCAGTGCTGAACAAGAAGGTACAGTTGTTAGAGTTATCACTAGATTAGATGAAGTATGCCGCCAAGTGAAAACTGCGGctgttattattggtaatTCCAATTTACATACAAAAATGTCTCAAGCtcaagaattaataaaaagagaTATTGTTTTTGCTGCAAGTTTGTATttatga
- the TBLA0A06370 gene encoding uncharacterized protein (similar to Saccharomyces cerevisiae CBS1 (YDL069C); ancestral locus Anc_4.260) codes for MIHYRPYYGLLRASVSQLHTFIEPISLPLANVPLKIPSLHPKILERQHAQNIKRIEKFKNTLNLQDYNINISKDDPEIIKCLYPLRYAHINIKQCNNIKKHNKIENEDKPQIITTNSKLCKLGKNLFNLSIKQVFLKVFKKTSTDINGYDFNYFEKVNRKLIKNASLVHELRVFLKSKGLKHIARVSLPRQNIQIKTHIVFDEYVFFSIIGYLILTDNFHSVNKLINEEVSKEIIRTIILKK; via the coding sequence ATGATCCATTATCGACCTTATTACGGTCTTTTAAGAGCCTCTGTTTCACAACTCCATACTTTTATAGAACCTATTTCTCTTCCCTTAGCCAATGTCCCATTAAAAATTCCAAGTCTACAcccaaaaatattagaacGACAGCATgcacaaaatattaaaagaatagaaaaatttaaaaatactttGAACTTGCAGGATTacaatataaatatatcgaAAGATGACCCTGAAATTATAAAATGTCTTTATCCACTAAGGTATGCacatattaatataaaacagtgtaataatattaaaaaacataataaaatagaaaacGAAGATAAACCTCAAATAATTACAACAAACTCAAAACTGTGTAAATTGGGcaaaaatttattcaatctAAGCATCAAACaagtatttttaaaagtttttaaaaagacCAGTACTGATATTAACGGCTAtgatttcaattatttcgaaaaagttaatagaaaattaattaaaaatgctTCATTAGTTCATGAGTTACgtgtatttttaaaatcaaaggGTTTGAAACACATTGCAAGAGTAAGTCTACCGCGACAAAACATACAAATTAAAACTCATATCGTTTTTGATGAATATGTATTTTTCTCAATTATTGGTTATCTTATTTTAACAGATAACTTCCATTCTGTAAATAAGTTGATTAACGAAGAGGTATCCAAAGAAATTATCAGAaccattattttgaaaaaatga
- the BDF1 gene encoding chromatin-binding protein BDF1 (similar to Saccharomyces cerevisiae BDF2 (YDL070W) and BDF1 (YLR399C); ancestral locus Anc_4.262), translating to MSDSETRPVIDPGVGNSQTDEIQGSETRKREMEVDEVDKSEDKDCHIEKKLKPDNGETEIGQDKTELEEDKKEPEQDGKEKEQDDKEQEKEAIVEETSKQDSIPKVEEKEEPINDKESKEESKDETTKEEVKKENMKDETKQEETKDEKKPEEAKEEEPKDGMKIPAPAPPPEPDMNNLPENPIPAHQKKHALMAVKAVKRLKDSRPFLNPVDPVALNVPFYYNKIKHPMDLNTIERKLTLNAYDVIESLTEDFNLMVNNCILFNGPTSSISQMAKNIQASFEKHMLNMPPRDLPTPVKNSNSSNNPKQKVLNSEGSVIIRRLQSNNGRPKREIHPPKSKDIYNTTSSADNDSNSNRKPPKSKKLKQVMKFCQSIVKELSSKKYSSFNYPFLVPVDPVEQNIPTYFDYIKEPMDLSTISKKLINWEYKTPEEVEYDINLIFKNCYIFNPEGTIVNMMGHRLQDIFNTKWAERPIFDSYEDSEDEQLKQEDQEEDGYEDESMFMSMDHDQMNGMEDLSDSDADLDETSITNPAIQYLEEQLKRMKSELQVLKRQELDKIRKERRLAKYNSMQSNSNKKKKKNISNNGTANLNFSNNKKVSTPSGTNKKSIRSRRKNSKSNISQPANKFKTVVTYDMKRIITERINDLPPEKLEKAIEIIKKSMPYLSDDDEVELDLDTLDTNTILNLFNTFFRHFENIPSPNSISSNSHLHNNNQSNYNDDYNNSNTFNTNINTPPTMDFMDSISMRSPLSPTSLANNLNNSSTHSHTNKKKRSKPLTQEQQSKQIEKIKNKLAFLDGASPNSNNGSSPSSSTNLKNLSSSNNINSLKNNKRSNQTAYSTTSSSSDDDVSSESEEE from the coding sequence ATGAGTGATAGTGAGACACGTCCTGTGATAGACCCTGGTGTGGGTAACAGCCAAACGGATGAGATACAGGGGTCTGAAACACGGAAACGAGAGATGGAAGTGGATGAGGTGGATAAGAGTGAGGATAAGGATTGTCATATagagaagaaattgaaaccAGATAATGGGGAGACAGAGATAGGACAAGATAAGACAGAGTTAGAGGAGGATAAAAAAGAGCCAGAGCAAGATGGCAAAGAGAAAGAGCAAGATGACAAAGAGCAAGAAAAAGAGGCAATTGTAGAAGAAACGTCCAAACAAGACTCAATTCCAAAGGTAGAAGAGAAAGAAGAGCCtataaatgataaagaGAGCAAGGAAGAGAGCAAGGACGAGACTACTAAAGAAGaagtgaaaaaagaaaatatgaaaGATGAAACAAAACAGGAAGAGACAAAAGATGAAAAGAAACCAGAAGAGGCGAAAGAAGAAGAGCCAAAGGATGGTATGAAAATACCAGCCCCTGCTCCTCCTCCAGAGCCAGATATGAACAATTTACCAGAAAACCCTATACCGGCTCACCAGAAGAAACATGCTTTGATGGCTGTCAAAGCTGTTAAGCGGTTAAAAGATTCTCGTCCATTTTTAAACCCCGTGGACCCCGTGGCTCTTAATGTGCCATTCTATTATAACAAGATTAAACATCCAATGGATTTAAACACGATAGAAAGAAAATTGACTTTAAATGCATACGATGTTATAGAGTCTCTTACCGAAGATTTCAATTTGATGGTGAATAATTGTATTCTATTCAATGGCCCAACTTCAAGTATTTCTCAAATGGCTAAAAACATTCAAGCCTCTTTTGAAAAACACATGTTGAATATGCCTCCAAGAGATTTACCAACTCCTGTAAAAAACAGTAATTCTTCCAATAATCCTAAAcaaaaagttttaaattcaGAAGGGTCTGTAATTATAAGAAGATTGCAATCCAACAATGGTAGACCCAAGAGGGAAATACATCCTCCAAAATctaaagatatttataataccACAAGTTCTGCtgataatgattcaaattcaaataggAAACCTCctaaatctaaaaaattaaagcaAGTTATGAAATTTTGTCAATCAATTgtaaaagaattatcaagcaagaaatattcttcttttaattatCCGTTTTTAGTACCAGTAGACCCTGTGGAACAAAATATCCCCACTTATTTCgattatattaaagaacCAATGGATTTAAGTACGATTTCCAAGAAATTGATCAATTGGGAATACAAAACTCCTGAAGAAGTCGAAtatgatattaatttgatctttaaaaattgttatatttttaatccAGAGGGAACCATAGTTAATATGATGGGCCATCGATTACAAGACATTTTCAATACTAAATGGGCAGAAAGACCTATTTTTGATTCTTATGAAGATTCCGAAGACgaacaattaaaacaagaagatcaagaagaagatggATATGAAGATGAATCAATGTTCATGTCTATGGATCATGATCAAATGAATGGGATGGAGGATCTTTCTGATTCTGACGCAGATTTAGATGAAACTTCTATCACCAACCCAGCAATCCAATATTTAGAAGAACAGTTGAAAAGAATGAAATCAGAATTACAAGTATTAAAGAGACAAGAACTGGATAAGattagaaaagaaagaagattagccaaatataattcaatgCAATCAAActcaaataaaaagaaaaagaagaatatttccaataatGGTACtgcaaatttaaatttctcaaataataaaaaagtttcCACTCCTTCTGGAACAAATAAGAAATCAATAAGATCAAGAAGgaaaaattccaaatcaaatatatccCAACCTgcaaataaattcaaaactGTAGTCACTTATGACATGAAAAGGATAATCACCGAAAGAATTAATGACTTACCCcctgaaaaattagaaaaagcAATAGAAATCATCAAAAAGTCAATGCCATACTTatctgatgatgatgaagtaGAACTGGATCTAGACACCTTGGATACAAACACTATCTTGAATCTATTTAATACTTTCTTTAGACATTTCGAAAACATACCTTCTCCCAATTCAATTAGTAGTAACTCGCATTTACATAACAATAATCAATCGAATTATAACGATGATTACAATAACAGCAATACTTTTAATACAAACATTAACACTCCTCCCACTATGGATTTCATGGATTCCATATCTATGAGATCTCCTCTCTCTCCAACTTCTCTTGCCAATAACTTAAATAACAGTTCAACTCATAGTCAcacaaataaaaagaagagaTCAAAACCTTTAACTCAAGAACAACAATCaaaacaaattgaaaaaattaaaaataaattggcTTTCTTAGATGGTGCATctccaaattcaaataatggtTCATCTCCTTCATCTTCAacgaatttgaaaaatttatcttcttcaaataacattaattctttgaaaaataataaaagatcGAACCAAACTGCTTATTCAACAACTTCAAGTTCATCAGATGATGATGTAAGTAGTGAAAGTGAAGAAGAATAA
- the YET3 gene encoding Yet3p (similar to Saccharomyces cerevisiae YET3 (YDL072C); ancestral locus Anc_4.263), with translation MSLYYALVFCILVVEVVAFTLLALPLPARVRRPLASAAARPFRQASVQVAAKCVAGFVLLLFLDATARAHRLGAQSAAAGHVHGAERAELLSRRFLAQRNMYLTGFTLFLSFTVARTSSLVAELMDLRAAAKSDTNSKSTTASSASIAESLRAKLKAADLEIETLKSRAATLST, from the coding sequence ATGTCATTATATTACGCTCTCGTATTCTGCATATTGGTTGTAGAGGTCGTTGCCTTCACATTGCTGGCATTACCTCTGCCGGCACGTGTTCGTCGCCCATTGGCATCAGCAGCAGCTCGTCCTTTCCGTCAAGCTTCTGTTCAAGTAGCTGCTAAATGTGTTGCTGGGTTtgtgttgttgttgttcttGGATGCCACAGCCCGTGCTCACCGTTTGGGTGCTCAGTCCGCAGCTGCAGGCCATGTTCATGGTGCAGAACGTGCCGAATTACTTTCAAGACGTTTCTTAGCTCAACGTAATATGTACCTAACAGGTTTCACATTATTTCTCAGTTTTACAGTAGCCCGTACCTCATCTCTGGTGGCTGAATTGATGGATCTACGTGCTGCTGCCAAATCAGACACAAACTCGAAATCAACTACAGCAAGTTCTGCCAGTATAGCTGAATCTCTTCGTGCCAAATTGAAAGCAGCTGATTTGGAAATTGAAACCCTCAAGTCTCGTGCCGCTACTCTTTCCACATAG